The Mycobacterium riyadhense sequence GGTGGCGGTAGGCGTCGGTGCGATAGCCGTCGATCGCCTGCGCGGCGTTTTCGGCTCCGACGAAACCTTGTCGTCGACCGGCGGCAGCGCTGACACCATAGCGGCCTTCAATCCTAAGCGGGTGACCTACGAGGTTTTCGGGCCCAGCGGCGCGGCAGGAAGCGTGAGCTATCTGAACAAGAATGCCGAGCCCGAGCAAGCCGACTTCACCAGCCTGCCTTGGACTTACACCTTCACTACGACGATTCCGGCGGTGCTCGCCAATGTGGTAGCACAGGGGAACAGTGACACCATCGGGTGTCGCATCATCGTGAACGGCGATATCCGCGACGAGCAATCCTCCAACGGACATCACGCCCAGACCTTCTGCTTGGTGAAGGCCGCATGAACGTCAAGAACGTCCAGGACGACAACCCCCCACTTCTGATGCGGGCCATCCGCGGATTCGCGATACCCATCATCCTGGCCTGGCTGCTCATGACGGTCGCCGTGAATGTCATTGTGCCGCCAATAGAATCGGTCGCGAGGACGCACGCGCTCACGATGACGCCACAAGACGCACCATCAATGATCGCCGCGAAGCACATTGGGGCGACGTTCGATGAGTCGGATTCGGACAGCATGGTCATGGTTGTCTTGGAGAGCAACAAAGAACTCGGCGACGAAGCGCACGCATACTACGACCGCTTGGTGAATAGGCTGGCAGCCGACGCCAAGCACGTACAGCATGTCCAGAATTTGTGGGGAGACCGGATCACTGCGGCCGGGTCTCAGAGCGGAGACGGCAAAGCCGCATACGTCCAACTCAACGTAGCCGGCGACCAGGGCAGCACGTTGGGAAACCAGTCCGTCCACGCGGTTCGCGAGATAGTCGACTCGTTACCACCGCCCGAGGGGGTCAAGGCAAACGTCACCGGCCCGGCAGCGCTCACGACGGACATGACCGAGGCCGCCGACAAAAGCATGTTCAAGATGATGGGCGTAACAGGCGTGGTCATCATGATCATGCTCTTCGTCGTCTATCGCTCCATCAGCACCGTGTTGCTCGTTCTGGTGATGGTTGGTTTTGAGATGGGCACGGCAAGGGGGGTCGTCGCGCTACTCGGCAACTACGACCTACTGGGATTTTCGACGTTCGTCGTCGCCATGCTGTCGTCCCTGGCAATTGCGGCCGGAACGGATTATGCGATATTCCTGATCGGACGTTATCAAGAAGCACGTCAGGCCGGCCAAGACCGAGAAACTGCTTATTACACGATGTTTCGCGGAACCTATCACGTCATCTTGGGATCGGGGCTAACGATCGCCGGAGCATCATTATGCCTCCACTTCGCGCGGTTGTCCTACTTTAAGGCCCTGGGCATTCCTTCCGCGCTGGGTCTTCTCATCGTGATAGCGGGAGCACTGACTGCGGCGCCGGCCGTTGTCGCCGTCGCAAGCCGGTTCGGTCTGCTGGATCCGAAGCGCATGATCAAGACGCGGGGATGGCGGCGCATCGGCACAGCCACCGTCCGCTGGCCTGGACCGATCTTTGTGGCGTCATTACTCATCGCCCTCGTCGGCTTGCTCGTCGTGCCCAGCATGAAGATCAGCTACAACGACCGCTTCTATATCCCGCCGAATCTCCCATCGAATGTCGGATACGCCGCGGCAGAACGCCATTTCAGCTCCGCCAGACTGAATCCCGACATCCTCATGGTCGAGGGTGATCACGATATGCGGAATTCAAGCGACATGATCATCCTGGACCGGATTGCCAAAGACGTCTTCCGTACGCCGGGAATCGCGAGGGTCCAAAGCATCACCAGACCCTTGGGCGGCCCGATCGAGCACACGTCAATACCGTTCCAGGTCAGCATGCAGGCGCTCCCGATACAACAAAACTTGCAATTCATGAAAGACCGAACGGCCGACATGCTCACGATGAGCGACGATCTCGGCGTCATGATCGGCTCGATGGAACGGATGTATGGCCTGCTGGCGCAGATGAGCAACACCACGCATCACACGGTCGGCGACATGACCGAGATGAAGGCCACGCTGGATGAAATGCGGGACCACTTAGCGGATTTCGACGATTTCACCAGACCCTTTCGCAGTTACTTGTACTGGGAACAACACTGCTTCAATATCCCCGCATGCTGGGCGGCGAGGTCGGTGTTCGAGGCGATCGACGGCGTGGACACGTTCAGCGAAGAGATGAGCACGCTTCTCAGCGATTTGAACAAGATCGATGCGTTGCTTCCCCAGATGCTGACGGAGTTCTCGCCGATAATCGCTGTCGCAAAGTCCAT is a genomic window containing:
- a CDS encoding MmpS family transport accessory protein, which codes for MSTFLKRAWLPLIVVVAVGVGAIAVDRLRGVFGSDETLSSTGGSADTIAAFNPKRVTYEVFGPSGAAGSVSYLNKNAEPEQADFTSLPWTYTFTTTIPAVLANVVAQGNSDTIGCRIIVNGDIRDEQSSNGHHAQTFCLVKAA
- a CDS encoding RND family transporter, encoding MRAIRGFAIPIILAWLLMTVAVNVIVPPIESVARTHALTMTPQDAPSMIAAKHIGATFDESDSDSMVMVVLESNKELGDEAHAYYDRLVNRLAADAKHVQHVQNLWGDRITAAGSQSGDGKAAYVQLNVAGDQGSTLGNQSVHAVREIVDSLPPPEGVKANVTGPAALTTDMTEAADKSMFKMMGVTGVVIMIMLFVVYRSISTVLLVLVMVGFEMGTARGVVALLGNYDLLGFSTFVVAMLSSLAIAAGTDYAIFLIGRYQEARQAGQDRETAYYTMFRGTYHVILGSGLTIAGASLCLHFARLSYFKALGIPSALGLLIVIAGALTAAPAVVAVASRFGLLDPKRMIKTRGWRRIGTATVRWPGPIFVASLLIALVGLLVVPSMKISYNDRFYIPPNLPSNVGYAAAERHFSSARLNPDILMVEGDHDMRNSSDMIILDRIAKDVFRTPGIARVQSITRPLGGPIEHTSIPFQVSMQALPIQQNLQFMKDRTADMLTMSDDLGVMIGSMERMYGLLAQMSNTTHHTVGDMTEMKATLDEMRDHLADFDDFTRPFRSYLYWEQHCFNIPACWAARSVFEAIDGVDTFSEEMSTLLSDLNKIDALLPQMLTEFSPIIAVAKSMRGTLLTLHSSFSGLVTQMSRMTDTASAMGQAFDSSKADDYFYLPPEAFDNPDFQRGLKLFLSPDGKAARFIITHDVDPATPAGIAAVKPELNAAHQAVKGTPLADAKFYLTGTAAVYNDIQTGSRYDLMIVGIAALTLIFVVMLIITRALVASFVIVGTVLLSLGAAFGLSVLVWQHILGPDLNWIAPVFGLIILLAVGSDYNLLLVSRFQEEIGAGLRTGIVRSMGETGSVVTAAGLVFAFTMMSMAASDLRSIGQAGSTIGLGLLFDTLVVRSLMTPSIAALLGRWFWWPQNVRPRPASCMLRPFGPRRLVRSLLLGEDTDAEASNPKSQASNGSAQTDLREGLPNAGAAPSAVR